A DNA window from Actinokineospora baliensis contains the following coding sequences:
- a CDS encoding MerR family transcriptional regulator, translating to MRELSDQSGVPVATIKYYLREGLLTPGHRTAPNQATYDTTHLHRLRLVRAMLDLGGLSIDDTRTILTAVDSREDLPGLLTATHRRFPHTPAPDDTWAHAQVHHLAHTRGWHLDPDDTAALVTLLRALRDTGLPTAVDAYATLADALAALDHDLLHHPNTPHWAPALITTLGDPLVALLRAVALRHRQPGRLPTPQ from the coding sequence ATGCGCGAACTGAGCGACCAATCCGGCGTCCCCGTCGCCACCATCAAGTACTACCTGCGCGAAGGCCTGCTCACCCCCGGCCACCGCACCGCCCCCAACCAAGCCACCTACGACACCACCCACCTGCACCGGCTCCGCCTCGTCCGCGCCATGCTCGACCTCGGCGGCCTGTCCATCGACGACACCCGCACCATCCTCACCGCCGTCGACAGCCGAGAAGACCTCCCCGGACTCCTCACCGCCACCCACCGCCGCTTCCCACACACCCCCGCCCCCGACGACACCTGGGCACACGCCCAAGTCCACCACCTCGCCCACACCCGAGGCTGGCACCTCGACCCCGACGACACCGCCGCACTGGTCACCCTGCTGCGCGCACTACGCGACACTGGCCTCCCCACCGCCGTCGACGCCTACGCCACCCTCGCCGACGCCCTCGCCGCCCTCGACCACGACCTCCTCCACCACCCCAACACCCCCCACTGGGCCCCCGCCCTCATCACCACCCTCGGCGACCCCCTCGTGGCCCTCCTCCGAGCCGTGGCCCTACGCCACCGCCAACCCGGTCGCCTACCGACACCCCAGTGA
- a CDS encoding maleylpyruvate isomerase N-terminal domain-containing protein translates to MTQQLVPNNIAYAHVRETVTDLLTGKPDLADTPIPACPGWTARDLFGHLVEVCAHAMGQMTGIPQPFSARGLDIHQIADAWDARADQADRLLADGGGRLGRVGVMDAFTHELDLRYALGLPLPIDTHPAVPRAFDVVISGLAASITTHDLPALRLVTPTDTWIAGEGDPDATLTADRLTLYRTLAGRRAPTQMARLDWTGDPHRWIPAFTWGPFHPATAAPES, encoded by the coding sequence GTGACCCAGCAACTGGTGCCGAACAACATCGCCTACGCCCACGTCCGCGAGACCGTGACCGACCTGCTCACCGGCAAACCCGACCTCGCCGACACCCCCATCCCCGCCTGCCCCGGCTGGACCGCCCGCGACCTGTTCGGACACCTCGTCGAGGTCTGCGCCCACGCCATGGGCCAGATGACCGGCATCCCCCAACCGTTCTCCGCCCGCGGCCTCGACATCCACCAGATCGCCGACGCCTGGGACGCCCGCGCCGACCAAGCCGACCGGCTCCTCGCCGACGGCGGCGGCCGACTCGGCCGCGTCGGCGTCATGGACGCCTTCACCCACGAACTCGACCTGCGCTACGCCCTGGGCCTGCCGCTGCCCATCGACACCCACCCCGCCGTCCCCCGCGCCTTCGACGTCGTGATCAGCGGCCTCGCCGCCTCCATCACCACCCACGACCTGCCCGCGCTGCGCCTGGTCACCCCCACCGACACCTGGATCGCGGGGGAGGGCGACCCCGACGCCACCCTCACCGCCGACCGCCTCACCCTCTACCGCACCCTCGCGGGCCGCCGCGCCCCCACCCAGATGGCCCGCCTCGACTGGACCGGCGACCCGCACCGCTGGATCCCCGCGTTCACCTGGGGCCCGTTCCACCCCGCCACCGCGGCCCCCGAGTCGTGA
- a CDS encoding acyl-CoA carboxylase subunit beta, whose product MSRLRAERDRLHAEATAGGDPRRQRALGKLTARERLDLLLDDGSFLEVEPFRRTVVGNLKTPGPGPHTDGVVAGSGTVDGRRVFAYAQDFTILGGSLGAAHAAKIHKVLDLALATGSPVIGLNDSGGARIQEGVPALDGYGGIFRRQVAASGIIPQISVVLGPCAGGAAYSPALADFTFMVRDTAQLYLTGPDVVHAVTGERVGHDDLGGADVHGTHSGVATFVHDDEQSCLDDVRYLLSLLPANNLEPPPAGPPTGATQQQRPRLAEIVPPEPNRPYDIRDVLAELLDDEDFLEIHQGWAANVVCALGRIDGAVVGIVGNQPMVLAGVLDAAAAQKAARFVRFCDAFGIPLLTLVDVPGFLPGTTQEHGGVIRHGAKLLYAYCEATVPRVQVILRKAYGGAYIVMDSRSIGTDLSLAWPTNEIAVMGAEGAVDVLFGKELATAPDSTAARATRIADYTADLLHPYYAPERGLVDDVIDPTATRAAVAKALAMLRDKRGTTPQRKHGNVPL is encoded by the coding sequence ATGTCCCGGCTGCGCGCCGAACGCGACCGCCTGCACGCCGAGGCCACCGCGGGCGGCGACCCCCGCAGACAACGCGCCCTGGGCAAACTCACCGCCCGCGAACGACTCGACCTGCTACTCGACGACGGCAGCTTCCTCGAGGTCGAACCGTTCCGCCGCACCGTCGTCGGCAACCTCAAAACCCCCGGCCCCGGCCCGCACACCGACGGCGTCGTCGCCGGATCCGGCACCGTCGACGGCCGCCGCGTGTTCGCCTACGCCCAGGACTTCACCATCCTCGGCGGCTCCCTCGGCGCCGCCCACGCCGCCAAGATCCACAAAGTGCTCGACCTCGCCCTGGCCACCGGCTCCCCGGTCATCGGCCTCAACGACAGCGGCGGCGCCCGCATCCAGGAAGGCGTCCCCGCCCTCGACGGCTACGGCGGCATCTTCCGCAGGCAGGTCGCCGCCTCCGGCATCATCCCCCAGATCAGCGTCGTGCTCGGACCCTGCGCCGGGGGAGCGGCCTACTCACCCGCCCTCGCCGACTTCACCTTCATGGTCCGCGACACCGCGCAGCTCTACCTCACCGGCCCCGACGTCGTGCACGCCGTCACCGGCGAACGCGTCGGCCACGACGACCTCGGCGGCGCCGACGTCCACGGCACCCACTCCGGGGTCGCCACCTTCGTCCACGACGACGAACAGTCCTGCCTGGACGACGTCAGGTACCTGCTGTCGCTACTGCCCGCCAACAACCTCGAACCACCGCCCGCGGGCCCACCCACCGGCGCCACCCAACAGCAACGACCCCGCCTCGCCGAGATCGTCCCACCCGAACCCAACCGCCCCTACGACATCCGCGACGTCCTCGCCGAACTCCTCGACGACGAGGACTTCCTCGAGATCCACCAGGGCTGGGCCGCCAACGTCGTCTGCGCCCTCGGCCGCATCGACGGCGCCGTCGTCGGCATCGTCGGCAACCAACCGATGGTCCTGGCCGGGGTCCTCGACGCCGCCGCCGCCCAAAAGGCCGCCCGCTTCGTCCGCTTCTGCGACGCCTTCGGCATCCCCCTGCTCACCCTCGTCGACGTCCCCGGCTTCCTCCCCGGCACCACCCAAGAACACGGCGGCGTCATCCGCCACGGCGCCAAACTCCTCTACGCCTACTGCGAAGCCACCGTCCCCCGCGTCCAAGTGATCCTCCGCAAGGCCTACGGCGGCGCCTACATCGTCATGGACTCCCGCTCCATCGGCACCGACCTGTCCCTGGCCTGGCCCACCAACGAGATCGCCGTCATGGGCGCCGAAGGAGCCGTCGACGTCCTCTTCGGCAAAGAACTCGCCACCGCCCCCGACTCCACCGCCGCCCGCGCCACCCGCATCGCCGACTACACCGCCGACCTCCTACACCCCTACTACGCCCCCGAACGCGGCCTCGTCGACGACGTCATCGACCCCACCGCCACCCGCGCCGCCGTCGCCAAAGCCCTCGCCATGCTCCGCGACAAACGCGGCACCACCCCCCAACGCAAGCACGGCAACGTCCCGCTGTGA